The Sphingosinicellaceae bacterium genome includes the window CGCTGCCGGTGCCGATCGCACGGTGATCTACGCCCGCGGCCCCTTTGACAAGGATGGCAGCAAGATTCTTGGCGGCCAGTTCAAGGACGCCGGCGGCGGTAACGGCTACGACGTCGTCTACGATCCCGTCGGCGGAGAGTATTGCGAACCCGCCTTCCGCTCGATGGGCTGGGGCGGCCGTTATCTAGTCGTCGGCTTTCCGGCGGGAATACCGCGCCTGCCGCTCAATCTGACCCTGCTGAAGAGTTGCGACGTGCGCGGGGTCTTCTGGGGCGCGTTCGCGGCGCGTTACCCGGGCGCCAACCGGGCGCATGTCGAGCAACTGATGCACTGGTGGCGGGACGGTGTCATCAGTCCGAAGGTCGGTCGAACCTGGCCACTGAACCAGGGCGGCGAAGCGATCGCCTGGCTCGCCAACCGACAGGCCATCGGCAAGGCCGTCGTGATCATCGCTCCAGCCACGACCGGCGCGCCAGCGACAAGGATGCCCGAGTGACGATCCCAAGAGACATGACCGCGATCGACGTCGAAGGTGGCACCGGTGCGGCTTCAGCGTTGAGGCCGGTGCGGATTCCCGTACCGCATCTGGGCGAAGGAGAGATCCTGATCAAGGTCGCGGCGGCGGGTATCAATCGTCCCGATCTGTTTCAGCGGATGGGGTACTATCCGCCGCCGCCGGGTGCGCCGGCGACGCTCGGATTGGAGGTCGCAGGCGAGGTCGTGGTGGCAGCGGGTCGCTGGAATGTCGGCGACCGTGTCTGCGCGCTGCTCGGTGGCGGGGGGTACGCCGAGTATGCGGCCTGCGACGCCCGCCATGCGCTCCCCGTGCCTGCCAACCTCAGCCTGATCGAAGCAGCGAGCCTTCCCGAGACCGTCTTCACGGTTTTCGCGAACGTCTTCGAAAGCGGGAGTCTGCGAAGTGGCGAGACGTTGCTGCTGCACGGTGCGACGTCGGGGATCGGCGTGACCGCAATACAGATGGCGAAGGCGGCGGGGGCGCGGGTTATCGCTACGGCCCGCGGTGTCGGTAAGGCTGCAATCGCGAGGACGCTGGGTGCGGATATCGTCATCGAGGCAAGCAGCGAGGATTTTGCCGCCTCGACCATTGCCGCCGGCGGTGCGGACGTGGTGCTCGACATGGTTGGCGGCGAGTACTTTGCCCGCAACCTTTTAGCGCTCAACCACCGTGGCCGCATCGTCTTCATCGCGACGCTGGGCGGCAACGACATCGTCGTGCCCATCATGGCCTTGATGCAGAAGCAAGCCACGCTAACCGGGTCGACGCTGCGCGCTCGGCCCAGTGAGGAGAAGGCGCGTCTCGCTGCGGCCGTCGAGGCGACGGTCTGGCCGTGGATATCACAGGGCCGGTTCAAGCCCATGATTGATGCGACGTTCTCGCTGCTCGATGCGGCTACAGCTCACGCCCACCTGGAACGCGGATCGCACGTCGGCAAGATCGTCCTGACAGTCGCCTGAAACCGTCCGCACGAAACCTCGGCTCGTATTCATCACGTAAGCCGCCCTTGACAGGGTCTTTCGAATGGGTGACATCATGTCACCTGTTTGTAAGTCAACGTACCGGCAGCGGTTCAGTCCGTTCGCAAGGCACGGCTTCATCAGGACAAGACGACGGTTGCCCCATCCGGGAAAAAACAACCGCGGCTGGGGAGATGGTCATGACTGGCTTGTTGAAGACGGGCGTCTCGAGCACCGCCGTCATTTTCAGTTTATTCGCCTTTGTGCCGGCGGTTGCCCAAGGCGGCGCGACGCAAGGGGCCGCCCAGGAGTCAGCGCGCCCGGATCCGGTCTCGCTCTCGGCGTCCAGTCCGACCGCGCCAGCGCCCGAATCCCAAACCGCTCCCGGACCGGCTGCGGTCAACCCACAGGACCAAGCGCCGACGCAGGCCGACGGCATCCAAGACATCGTGGTCACGGCGACACGCCGCGAGACCAGCTTGCAGCGCACACCGCAAGCGGTGTCGGTGCTCTCAGGCGAGTCGCAGTTCGCCAAGGGCCAAACCCGGCTCGAAGACCTCCGCACCTCGGTCCCGAACGTCAACCTGTCGACGACCAACAACACCACCCAGCTCTACGTCCGGGGTATCGGAAACCAGTTCCTGACGGTCGGCGGCGACCCGGGCGTCGCGCTCTACCAGGACGGCGCGTACGTATCCGACCAGTCGACGACGAA containing:
- a CDS encoding NAD(P)H-quinone oxidoreductase, whose protein sequence is MTAIDVEGGTGAASALRPVRIPVPHLGEGEILIKVAAAGINRPDLFQRMGYYPPPPGAPATLGLEVAGEVVVAAGRWNVGDRVCALLGGGGYAEYAACDARHALPVPANLSLIEAASLPETVFTVFANVFESGSLRSGETLLLHGATSGIGVTAIQMAKAAGARVIATARGVGKAAIARTLGADIVIEASSEDFAASTIAAGGADVVLDMVGGEYFARNLLALNHRGRIVFIATLGGNDIVVPIMALMQKQATLTGSTLRARPSEEKARLAAAVEATVWPWISQGRFKPMIDATFSLLDAATAHAHLERGSHVGKIVLTVA